One Siniperca chuatsi isolate FFG_IHB_CAS linkage group LG8, ASM2008510v1, whole genome shotgun sequence DNA segment encodes these proteins:
- the gpm6aa gene encoding glycoprotein M6Aa — protein sequence MEEDMDEGQTQKGCLECCIKCLGGIPYPSLIATILLYAGVALFCGCGHEALSGTVTILQNYFEVVRSPVDALDVFTMIDIIKYVIYGIASAFFVYGILLMVEGFFTSGAIKDLYGDFKITTCGRCVSAWFIMLTYIFMLAWLGVTAFTSLPVFIYFNIWNICQNATVLEGATLCLDPRQYGIVPIAEAKTVCAGSEKFYKMCESNELDMTFHLFICALAGAGAAVIAMIHYLMVLSANWAYVKDACRMQKYEDIKSKEEQELHDIHSTRSKERLNAYT from the exons GATGCCTTGAATGTTGCATCAAATGCCTGGGTGGGATCCCATACCCATCTCTTATAGCCACCATCTTGCTGTATGCCGGTGTGGCTCTGTTCTGCGGCTGCGGACATGAGGCCCTGTCTGGCACCGTCACCATCCTCCAGAACTACTTCGAGGTGGTGCGGAGCCCTGTGGATGCGCTGGATGTCTTCACCAT GATTGACATTATCAAGTATGTGATCTACGGCATTGCTTCGGCTTTCTTCGTCTATGGCATCCTGCTGATGGTGGAGGGCTTCTTCACCAGTGGAGCCATTAAAGATCTGTATGGAGACTTCAAGATCACCACCTGTGGACGCTGTGTCAGTGCTTGG TTCATCATGCTGACATACATCTTCATGCTGGCTTGGCTGGGAGTGACTGCTTTTACCTCACTCCCAGTCTTTATATATTTCAACATCTGGAATATCTGTCAAAATGCTACCGTGCTGGAGGGGGCCACACTCTGCCTGGACCCACGCCAGTATG GTATTGTGCCAATTGCTGAAGCGAAAACAGTGTGTGCTGGATCAGAGAAATTCTACAAGATGTGTGAATCCAATGAG CTGGACATGACATTCCACCTGTTCATCTGTGCCCTTGCTGGAGCAGGAGCTGCTGTTATTGCTATG ATCCACTACTTGATGGTGCTGTCTGCCAACTGGGCCTATGTGAAGGACGCCTGCCGAATGCAGAAGTATGAGGACATCAAGTCAAAGGAAGAGCAGGAGCTCCACGACATCCACTCCACTCGCTCCAAGGAGCGTCTCAACGCCTACACATAA